The following are encoded together in the Tepidiforma bonchosmolovskayae genome:
- the nadA gene encoding quinolinate synthase NadA — protein MAATLAPAGKSYAELLVLYSDPDTCPAEALAPVPLAQEPAFVSWQQDIPRVYLEMGPEELDHRIAAARARLGSKLVILGHHYQRDEVIKYADFTGDSFKLARHAAEQEGIEYVLFCGVHFMAESADILTPEHVRVILPNMAAGCSMADMADPDDVYAAWDEIHEVLGEDARIIPVTYMNSAASLKAFVGERGGLVCTSSNADRALRWAFERGEKVFFFPDQHLGRNTGYAMGIPLDEMVLWNWRLPMGGTTPEALRKAKIILWQGHCSTHQRFTVEQIEKARREHPGVHVIVHPECRWEVVQAADSYGSTEKIAKTIREAPAGTTWAVGTEINLVNRLAKQNPDKTVFCLDPVVCPCSTMYRIHPAYVAWTLEALVQGQVVNEVRVDPETRKWSLVALERMLELG, from the coding sequence ATGGCTGCAACACTGGCGCCGGCAGGAAAGAGCTACGCCGAGCTGCTCGTCCTGTACTCGGACCCGGATACTTGCCCGGCAGAAGCGCTGGCGCCGGTGCCGCTCGCCCAGGAGCCGGCCTTCGTCAGCTGGCAGCAGGATATCCCGCGGGTCTACCTCGAGATGGGGCCCGAAGAGCTCGACCACCGGATCGCGGCCGCCCGGGCCCGGCTCGGCTCGAAGCTCGTCATCCTCGGTCACCACTACCAGCGGGACGAGGTCATCAAGTACGCCGACTTCACGGGCGACAGCTTCAAGCTCGCCCGGCATGCCGCGGAGCAGGAGGGCATCGAGTACGTGCTCTTCTGCGGGGTGCACTTTATGGCCGAGTCGGCCGACATCCTGACGCCCGAGCATGTGCGGGTCATTCTGCCGAATATGGCCGCGGGCTGCTCGATGGCGGACATGGCCGACCCGGACGATGTGTACGCCGCGTGGGACGAAATCCACGAGGTGCTCGGAGAGGACGCGCGGATCATCCCCGTTACCTACATGAACAGCGCTGCGAGCCTGAAGGCGTTCGTGGGCGAACGGGGCGGGCTGGTGTGCACGTCGAGCAACGCTGACCGCGCCCTGCGCTGGGCCTTCGAGCGGGGAGAGAAGGTCTTCTTCTTCCCGGACCAGCACCTCGGCCGGAATACCGGGTACGCCATGGGCATCCCGCTCGACGAGATGGTGCTGTGGAACTGGCGGCTGCCGATGGGCGGCACGACGCCGGAGGCGCTCCGCAAGGCGAAGATCATCCTCTGGCAGGGGCACTGCAGCACCCACCAGCGGTTCACGGTCGAGCAGATCGAGAAGGCGCGCCGGGAGCACCCGGGCGTTCATGTCATCGTGCACCCCGAGTGCCGGTGGGAGGTCGTCCAGGCGGCCGACAGCTACGGTTCGACCGAGAAGATTGCGAAGACGATCCGCGAGGCTCCTGCAGGCACGACGTGGGCGGTCGGGACGGAGATCAACCTGGTCAACCGGCTGGCGAAGCAGAACCCCGACAAGACGGTGTTCTGCCTTGACCCGGTGGTGTGCCCGTGCAGCACCATGTACCGCATCCACCCGGCGTATGTGGCCTGGACGCTCGAAGCCCTCGTGCAGGGGCAGGTCGTGAACGAAGTCCGGGTCGACCCCGAGACGCGGAAGTGGTCGCTCGTGGCGCTGGAGCGGATGCTCGAGCTGGGCTGA